One Corvus moneduloides isolate bCorMon1 chromosome Z, bCorMon1.pri, whole genome shotgun sequence genomic window carries:
- the TMEM161B gene encoding transmembrane protein 161B isoform X4, producing the protein MVMASVIQKIIPHYSLARWLLCSGSLRWYQHPTEEELRILAGKQRGKSKKDRTFCSIAGLMRSFGHRTSAVKINCKMLRVDKKYNGHIENKPLTIPKDIDLHLETKSVTERDTIALHYFPEYQWLVDFTVAATVVYVVTEAYYSIMKPSQEMNISIVWCLLVLAFAVKVLFSLTTHYFKVEDGGERSVCVTFGFFFFVKAMAILIVTENYLEFGLESGFSNFSESAMQFLEKQGLESQGPVSKLTFKLFLAVLCSLIGAFLTFPGLRLAQMHLDALNLATEKITQTLLHINFLAPLFMVLLWVKPITKDYIMNPPLGKESIPLMSEDTFDTIRLWIIILLCALRLAMMRHHLQAYLNLAQKSVDQMKKEAGRISMVDLQKMVARVFYYLCVIALQYVAPLVMLLHTTLLLKTLGNYSWGIYSELNSDTPVEKSLLPNSVYSVSPPADGKMKVTVVQITMALGSLKNIFTPLLFRGLLSFLTWWIAACLFSTSLFGLFYHQYLTVA; encoded by the exons cttACGGTGGTATCAACATCCCACTGAAGAAGAACTGCGGATTCTTGCAGGGAAGCAAAGAGGGAAGAGTAAAAAAGACAG gacattctgcagcatTGCAGGCCTGATGCGATCATTcggacacaggacatctgctgtaaagataaactgcaaaatgcttcgtgtagataa aaaatataatgGTCATATTGAAAACAAACCCTTAACCATTCCAAAAGATATTGATCTTCATCTGGAAACAAAATCTGTAACAGAAAGGGACACTATTG cattGCATTACTTTCCAGAATATCAGTGGTTGGTGGATTTCACTGTTGCAGCTACAGTTGTGTATGTGGTGACAGAAGCCTATTACAGCATTATGAAGCCCTCACAAGAAATGAATATCAGCATAGTGTGGTGTCTGCTTGTCTTGGCTTTTGCAGT TAAGGTACTGTTTTCATTGACTACCCATTATTTCAAAGTTGAGGACGGAGGTGAAAGATCAGTCTGTGTCacctttggttttttcttctttgtgaaaGCAATGGCAATACTCATTGTGACAGAAAACTATCTAGAGTTTGGATTGGAATCAG GATTCTCGAATTTCTCAGAAAGTGCTATGCAGTTTCTTGAAAAACAAGGTTTGGAATCCCA ggGTCCTGTGTCTAAACTAACCTTCAAATTGTTCCTGGCTGTTCTGTGTTCACTTATTGGTGCTTTTTTGACATTCCCTGGCTTGCGACTGGCTCAAATGCATCTGGATGCTCTGAATTtagcaacagaaaaaataacaca aacaTTGCTACATATAAACTTCTTGGCACCTTTATTTATGGTTCTACTGTGGGTAAAACCAATCACTAAGGACTACATTATGAACCCACCTTTGGGCAAAGAGAGCATTCCTTT AATGTCAGAAGATACATTTGATACCATCAGATTGTGGATTATAATCCTGTTATGTGCTTTACGGTTGGCTATGATGCGTCATCATTTACAGGCCTATCTGAATTTAGCCCAGAAAAGTGTGGATCAGATGAAAAAGGAAGCTGGTAGAATAAGTATGGTTGATTTACAGAAAATG GTGGCTCGGGTATTCTATTATCTCTGTGTAATTGCACTGCAGTATGTTGCACCATTGGTAATGCTCCTTCACACAACTCTGCTCTTGAAAACACTAG gTAATTATTCTTGGGGCATCTACTCAGAATTGAATTCTGACACTCCAGTAGAAAAGAGTCTGCTTCCCAATTCTGTTTATTCTGTGTCTCCACCTGCTGATGGAAAGATGAAAGTAACTGTAGTCCAAATAACAATGGCTCTGGGAAGCCTAAAGAATATTTTCACTCCTCTCCTGTTCCGGGGACTCCTGTCTTTCCTCACCTGGTGGAttgctgcttgccttttttCTACAAGCCTTTTTGGGCTCTTCTATCACCAGTACCTGACTGTGGCATGA